In a single window of the Larimichthys crocea isolate SSNF chromosome XVII, L_crocea_2.0, whole genome shotgun sequence genome:
- the tmem38a gene encoding trimeric intracellular cation channel type A, with amino-acid sequence MEVLSALNLGDFAQVFSKMGMFPVFDVAYYIVSIIYLKYEPGSVEVSRRSPVASWLCAMLYCFGSYILADIMLGSSPIDYFQHNSHILLASAVWYLIFYCPLNLFYKCVVFLPVKLVLVALKEVVRTRKIAAGVHHAFHAYHHGFFIMVIVGYVKGSGVALISNFEQLLRGVWRPETNEILNMSFPTKASLYGAILFTLQETHYLPVSKSTLILVFTLFMATSKIVMTARHSHGSPFALIESWVCHLLFGSPLGGSEEDHHAPAAPSSPLKTKEELSDGARKRKAKKAE; translated from the exons ATGGAAGTGTTATCAGCTCTTAATTTGGGCGATTTTGCCCAAGTATTCTCCAAAATGGgaatgtttcctgtgtttgatGTCGCTTATTACATCGTGTCCATCATCTACCTCAAGTATGAGCCAG GCTCAGTGGAGGTTTCTCGCAGGAGTCCCGTGGCCTCCTGGCTCTGCGCCATGCTCTACTGCTTTGGTAGTTACATCCTGGCAGACATCATGCTCGGAAGCAGCCCCATTGACTATTTCCAACACAACAGCCACATCCTGCTGGCTTCAGCTGTCTG GTACCTCATCTTTTACTGCCCGCTGAACCTCTTCTATAAATGTGTGGTTTTCCTGCCCGTCAAGCTGGTGTTGGTTGCCCTGAAGGAAGTCGTCCGTACTCGTAAGATTGCCGCCGGTGTTCACCATGCCTTTCACGCCTACCACCACGGCTTCTTCATCATGGTCATCGTGGGATACGTTAAAG GGTCCGGAGTGGCTCTCATTTCCAATTTTGAGCAGCTGCTGCGTGGTGTGTGGAGGCCCGAAACCAACGAGATCCTCAACATGTCATT CCCGACCAAAGCCAGTCTGTACGGAGCCATCCTCTTCACCCTGCAGGAGACTCACTACCTGCCAGTGTCCAAGAGCACCCTCATCCTCGTCTTCACCCTCTTCATGGCCACAAGCAAG ATTGTGATGACCGCCCGACACTCTCACGGCTCCCCTTTCGCTCTCATTGAGTCCTGGGTTTGCCACCTGCTGTTCGGCTCTCCTCTGGGTGGATCTGAGGAAGACCATCATGCTCCCGCTGCCCCATCTTCACCTCTCAAAACCAAGGAGGAGCTGAGCGATGGTGCACGCAAGAGGAAGGCCAAGAAAGCTGAGTAG
- the smim7 gene encoding small integral membrane protein 7, producing the protein MIADLLIFGTLLVNAGAVLNFKLKRKESQGFGDESRAPTTGDNIREFLLSLRYFRIFIALWNIFIMFCMILLFGS; encoded by the exons ATGATCGCAGATCTGCTGATATTCGG GACCTTACTGGTGAATGCAGGGGCCGTGCTGAACTTTAAGCT CAAAAGGAAGGAGTCCCAGGGGTTTGGAGATGAGTCCAGAGCACCAAcaacag gtgACAACATCAGAGAGTTTCTGCTCAGCCTGCGATACTTCCGGATCTTCATCGCTCTGTGGAACATCTTCATCATGTTCTGCATGATCCT ATTGTTTGGATCATGA